In a single window of the Branchiostoma floridae strain S238N-H82 chromosome 2, Bfl_VNyyK, whole genome shotgun sequence genome:
- the LOC118409613 gene encoding succinate dehydrogenase assembly factor 4, mitochondrial-like, producing the protein MAAVGGCRLLSLRVSWLKFSRLSSIPRGSSLLDSQGVSRQYSDQKKTEEKAPLRKPKTPAGKLDQKEGDRHPYAEQDPLPAWPDNINPHTGERGGPRGPEPTRYGDWERKGRVTDF; encoded by the exons ATGGCGGCCGTAGGTGGATGTCGTCTGCTGTCTTTGAGAGTATCTTGGCTAAAGTTCTCACGTCTCAGTTCAATTCCAAGGG GGTCATCCCTCTTGGACAGCCAAGGTGTCTCCAGACAATACAGTGATCAGAAGAAAACTGAAGAGAAAGCTCCACTCAGAAAGCCTAAAACACCAGCTGGGAAGTTGGACCAGAAGGAAGGGGACAGACATCCATATGCTGAACAGGACCCATTGCCTGCCTGGCCAG ATAACATCAACccacacacaggagaaagagGGGGTCCTAGGGGGCCTGAACCCACACGCTACGGAGACTGGGAGAGGAAAGGAAGAGTGACAGACTTCTAG